The Pirellulales bacterium genome segment CAACGATGAACAAGCCAAAGCACGCCAGATATTTTCGCATGACCTTCGCAAACCTCGGTACGGTACTTCCAGTGCAGCGCTTTCTCAAGTTTACACTGCCAACGAAGGTCGGAAGTGGCGAGCGGCCGGTCTAACGAATTTGTCAACCTTTTGTAGTCGCGGGTCCGTGAACGCTGGAGTTTGTAGGGTGCCCAGTGGGCACCACGAACCCGAAAACGTCGTTCCTGGGGCGCACAGCGCACCGTACCGTCTTTGTTCTCTGTGAGGTGGGGAGCCGCCTCGCCGCCAAGGGCGGCTCACAAACCGCCGGCTACAGAATTGCCGCATGCGGTGCGAGCATTCTCGATCAATTCTTGCCATTCTTGGCGGCCCAATCGACCAGCGCCGCACGCTGCGAATGAATCTTTTCAAAGGCCCGCAGCACGTCGTCCACGTCCTCGCGCGGGCCGAGGAGCATCGCCTGCTCGAGCCATACCGATTCCTGGCAAACGCGATCGCTGTTCGGGCAACTCACGCGGTCATAGTCGAGTCGTTCTTTAACGCGCGGCAGATAAGGACCAAAGGCGCGGTCGCGGAACATCGGCTGCCGGTGGAGAGAAAAGCCATAGCCCGCCGAACACGGAATTCCTTCGGCATGCAATGCTTCGATGAGGGCCGCGCGGGAAGCGCCGAATTCCTGCTCGTCGACGCGCAACATGAACAAATGATACGCGTGCCGCGTGCAGGAGTCGGGGCGCTGCTGCGGATGCAAACCGGGCCACCTGGCGAGGCCCGCGGCAAGAAATCGTCCATTGGCGTCGCGCGTGGCCGTTTGTTCGGCAAGACGATCGAGCTGCGCGTTGAGGAGCGCTCCCTGCAGCTCGCCCAAGCGATAATTTCCCGAGATTACGTGATGTTCGTACCACACGCCGGTCGGGATGCGGCCGCAATTGTGCAGCGAGCGACAGGCTTCGGCCAGCCGGTCGTCGTTGGTCGTGATCAGGCCCCCCTCG includes the following:
- a CDS encoding DegT/DnrJ/EryC1/StrS family aminotransferase; translated protein: MSQQLALLGGPPVRKRRFTSWPIFGGRDEERVLAALRSGRWGRLDGNEVNEFEQRFAAMHGCQHAIAVVNGTVSLRLGLIAAGIEAESEVIIPPYTFFSTASAVIEANMVPVFADIDPATFNLDPRALEAAITPRTRAVIPVHFAGQPADMDAIMTIARRHNLFVIEDAAHAHGASYQNRPAGSLGNLASFSFQSSKNLTSGEGGLITTNDDRLAEACRSLHNCGRIPTGVWYEHHVISGNYRLGELQGALLNAQLDRLAEQTATRDANGRFLAAGLARWPGLHPQQRPDSCTRHAYHLFMLRVDEQEFGASRAALIEALHAEGIPCSAGYGFSLHRQPMFRDRAFGPYLPRVKERLDYDRVSCPNSDRVCQESVWLEQAMLLGPREDVDDVLRAFEKIHSQRAALVDWAAKNGKN